In Myxococcales bacterium, a single genomic region encodes these proteins:
- a CDS encoding VWA domain-containing protein, producing MTSIPVATPRRHRLRTGLVLATAAAAAIGAALLAQRPRPRPAAPPPRTAEGLVVGLTSSHVLAGASETYLAVALTAPAADLARRTPASLAIVIDRSGSMEGEALAQAKAAALTLIDRLAPDDEASLISYSSDVTIDVPLTMADAAGKAALRAAVDRLVARGDTGISAALWAGTDELRRSTRDVRRVVLLSDGKPTDGITRPSELIRFAATRAAQGVSISAVGLGVEYNEHVMAGIASAGRGNYYYVERGTALADMFVRELDSLGQTVIAAGEVLVTAAPGVTIVGVLGYPFERDSAGVVRVPVSDLRAGQHAKVVVRLRTELAATATVDVAAVTWRYRLVGGGQVERTADARATVTTDAALVARGRDGAIVRMVEEARTAMAIDEAAGAYAEGDIDRAQTILRVRTTEASATAADLGDAELDRKVRRYTGAAQANFAAPPASAAAGKGGVKAQRAEAYELVR from the coding sequence ATGACGTCGATCCCGGTCGCAACCCCCCGTCGCCATCGCCTCCGCACCGGCCTGGTGCTGGCCACCGCCGCGGCCGCCGCGATCGGCGCCGCGCTCCTGGCGCAGCGACCGCGCCCGCGCCCGGCTGCGCCGCCGCCCCGGACCGCCGAGGGCCTGGTCGTGGGGTTGACGTCGAGCCACGTCCTGGCCGGCGCCAGCGAGACCTACCTCGCGGTGGCGCTGACCGCGCCGGCCGCGGACCTGGCCCGGCGCACGCCCGCCAGCCTCGCGATCGTGATCGATCGCAGCGGCTCGATGGAGGGTGAGGCCCTGGCCCAGGCCAAGGCCGCGGCGCTGACGCTGATCGATCGGCTGGCCCCGGACGACGAGGCGTCGCTGATCAGCTACTCGAGCGACGTGACCATCGACGTGCCGCTGACGATGGCCGACGCCGCCGGCAAGGCCGCGCTGCGGGCGGCGGTCGACCGGCTGGTCGCCCGCGGCGACACCGGCATCTCGGCGGCCCTGTGGGCCGGCACCGACGAGCTGCGCCGCTCGACCCGCGACGTCCGGCGGGTCGTGCTCCTGTCCGACGGCAAGCCCACCGACGGCATCACCCGCCCGTCGGAGCTGATCCGCTTCGCCGCCACCCGCGCCGCCCAGGGCGTCTCGATCTCGGCGGTCGGGCTCGGCGTCGAGTACAACGAGCACGTCATGGCCGGCATCGCGTCGGCCGGCCGCGGCAACTACTACTACGTCGAGCGCGGCACCGCGCTGGCCGACATGTTCGTGCGCGAGCTCGACAGCCTCGGCCAGACCGTGATCGCCGCCGGCGAGGTCCTCGTGACCGCGGCGCCGGGCGTGACCATCGTCGGCGTCCTCGGCTATCCGTTCGAGCGCGACAGCGCCGGCGTGGTCCGGGTGCCGGTGTCGGATCTGCGCGCCGGCCAGCACGCCAAGGTCGTCGTGCGGCTGCGCACCGAGCTGGCCGCGACCGCCACCGTCGACGTGGCCGCGGTCACCTGGCGCTACCGCCTGGTCGGCGGCGGGCAGGTCGAGCGCACGGCCGACGCCCGCGCGACCGTGACCACCGACGCCGCGCTGGTGGCGCGGGGCCGCGACGGCGCGATCGTCCGGATGGTCGAGGAGGCCCGCACCGCGATGGCGATCGACGAGGCCGCCGGCGCCTACGCCGAGGGCGACATCGACCGCGCCCAGACGATCCTCCGGGTCCGTACCACCGAGGCGTCGGCCACCGCGGCGGATCTCGGCGACGCCGAGCTCGACCGCAAGGTGCGCCGCTACACCGGCGCGGCCCAGGCCAACTTCGCGGCGCCGCCCGCGTCGGCGGCGGCGGGCAAGGGCGGCGTCAAGGCCCAGCGGGCCGAGGCCTACGAGCTGGTCCGCTGA
- a CDS encoding TetR/AcrR family transcriptional regulator gives MMNAQDRKRQEREARRHRIQDAARPVFFERGFARASIEDIAKQAQLSVGAIYLYFKSKEDLYLSILERSLRAVGDSLASADDPRSAWDTLSAWRAAEPESARALAMVARPELRATLTQDVADGLAVAIHQVRSALIASVTRAEANRIYRTCDAGAVGEALWATFLGACAVEAAAVNVGGSAPVAADLFGVIDGSLRATQVRAAA, from the coding sequence ATGATGAACGCTCAGGATCGCAAGCGGCAGGAACGAGAAGCCCGTCGGCACCGTATCCAGGACGCAGCGCGCCCGGTCTTCTTCGAGCGCGGGTTCGCCCGCGCGTCGATCGAGGACATCGCGAAGCAGGCTCAGCTCTCGGTCGGTGCCATCTACCTGTACTTCAAGTCGAAGGAGGACCTGTACCTCTCGATCCTGGAGCGCAGCCTGCGGGCGGTCGGCGACAGCCTGGCCAGCGCCGACGACCCGCGGTCCGCCTGGGACACGCTGTCGGCCTGGCGCGCCGCCGAGCCCGAGAGCGCCCGGGCCCTGGCGATGGTGGCGCGGCCCGAGCTGCGCGCGACCCTGACCCAGGACGTGGCCGATGGCCTGGCCGTCGCGATCCACCAGGTGCGGTCGGCCCTGATCGCGTCGGTCACCCGCGCCGAGGCCAACCGGATCTACCGGACGTGTGACGCCGGCGCGGTCGGCGAGGCGCTGTGGGCGACGTTTCTGGGCGCGTGCGCGGTCGAGGCCGCCGCCGTCAACGTCGGTGGCTCGGCCCCGGTCGCCGCCGATCTGTTCGGCGTGATCGACGGCAGCCTGCGCGCGACCCAGGTCCGCGCCGCCGCCTGA
- a CDS encoding outer membrane protein transport protein, which translates to MSRLSLATAVAAVLLPSLATAGGMYLPTRGVRATGRAGAFVAGADDASAMWFNPAGLANLRRWGVVADAGFVHQSADYARTNSGGGAEPSVSNQAPGLPVPSLAYVHRVNDKVIVGGGVWAPYAGLAKFDAEGPQRYSSVDMSKSIIATLGFGVAVRVGERLRLGATLQNHVVALTSDIVLSGCPGQTVCAPEDPEFDSLNRIEQQSYFQPSGSVGLQLDATDKVTFGAAFQLPVSVSGQGTLSSRLPSSGFFNGASVEGDRADVSMTLPAAIRAGVEVRPGRWRIEAALDVELWSAHEEILIEPKDVRIVGAPGVGTYEFGPIHLPRNFDDTYAVQLGVEGQPSASTPLTVRAGYSYETAASPTEYLSVLTVDGAKHLVAGGLGYRVGGWNVDLVFAFATMGERHVDPSVGVAPQVNPIRDTSATPLEVFVNWGDYKSTWIVAGLGLARSM; encoded by the coding sequence ATGTCCCGCCTGTCCCTCGCGACCGCCGTCGCGGCCGTCCTCCTCCCGTCGCTGGCCACCGCCGGCGGCATGTACCTGCCCACCCGCGGGGTCCGCGCCACCGGCCGCGCCGGCGCGTTCGTGGCCGGCGCCGACGACGCGTCGGCGATGTGGTTCAACCCGGCCGGCCTCGCCAACCTGCGCCGCTGGGGCGTCGTCGCCGACGCCGGGTTCGTGCACCAGTCGGCCGACTACGCCCGCACCAACTCGGGCGGCGGGGCCGAGCCCAGCGTGTCCAACCAGGCGCCGGGGCTGCCGGTGCCGTCGCTGGCCTACGTCCACCGCGTCAACGACAAGGTGATCGTCGGCGGCGGCGTCTGGGCGCCGTACGCGGGCCTGGCGAAGTTCGACGCCGAGGGGCCGCAGCGCTACTCGTCGGTCGACATGTCGAAGTCGATCATCGCGACGCTCGGCTTCGGCGTGGCCGTGCGCGTGGGCGAGCGGCTGCGCCTGGGCGCGACCTTGCAGAACCACGTGGTCGCGCTGACCTCGGACATCGTCCTGTCGGGCTGCCCGGGCCAGACCGTGTGCGCGCCCGAGGACCCCGAGTTCGACTCGCTCAACCGGATCGAGCAGCAGAGCTACTTCCAGCCGTCGGGCTCGGTCGGGCTGCAGCTCGACGCCACCGACAAGGTCACGTTCGGCGCCGCCTTCCAGCTGCCGGTGTCGGTGAGCGGGCAGGGCACGCTGTCGTCGCGGCTGCCGTCGTCGGGCTTCTTCAACGGCGCGTCGGTCGAGGGCGACCGCGCCGACGTCTCGATGACCCTCCCGGCGGCGATCCGTGCCGGGGTCGAGGTCCGGCCCGGGCGCTGGCGCATCGAGGCCGCGCTCGACGTCGAGCTGTGGTCGGCCCACGAGGAGATCCTGATCGAGCCCAAGGACGTGCGGATCGTCGGCGCCCCCGGGGTCGGCACCTACGAGTTCGGGCCGATCCACCTGCCGCGCAACTTCGACGACACCTACGCGGTCCAGCTCGGCGTCGAGGGCCAGCCCAGCGCGTCGACGCCGCTGACCGTGCGCGCCGGCTACAGCTACGAGACCGCGGCGTCGCCGACCGAGTACCTGTCGGTCCTGACCGTCGACGGCGCCAAGCACCTCGTCGCCGGCGGCCTCGGCTACCGCGTCGGTGGCTGGAACGTCGACCTTGTGTTCGCGTTCGCGACGATGGGCGAGCGCCACGTCGATCCGTCGGTCGGCGTCGCGCCCCAGGTCAACCCGATCCGCGACACCTCGGCGACGCCGCTCGAGGTGTTCGTCAACTGGGGCGACTACAAGTCGACCTGGATCGTCGCCGGGCTCGGCCTGGCCCGCTCGATGTGA